A stretch of Pomacea canaliculata isolate SZHN2017 linkage group LG6, ASM307304v1, whole genome shotgun sequence DNA encodes these proteins:
- the LOC112567273 gene encoding LOW QUALITY PROTEIN: neuropeptide CCHamide-1 receptor-like (The sequence of the model RefSeq protein was modified relative to this genomic sequence to represent the inferred CDS: deleted 3 bases in 2 codons), giving the protein MEYIESEDCNKSLSDIVNCSLPYEQGSEFSPLKPEAVAVPFTFALIFLLGVSGNTLLILNFARHKKLNTAHNALVVNLAAGDLLMLTIGVPFNSTWYTLPYWPFGLLVCKLSRFVETLATAVTIATLAALSVERFLIVTVRRRYLSQSSLAPLVVVVVMWAVGFVLALPDLMSATVQSAANRTNTTSTGILPRFQPSWGSDYPKTNVLCRFLLLFVVPLLVIGPCYAALAYHLFFRMYRTRDTPTSKTPLKSAAISMATRGSSVRTGSPALLRMSSFADDGPGQVHDDDVVVGANDNEADASCLQNNSSNCSKSIKNSNSNNNTPALKRQRLALTVLALVIAFIVCWLPRHIYLLWFHFDPSQFSYFWHVFKISGFCLMFSNSAVNPFVFYVVDDHFRTHVHETLLCRRRVRGRDDGEDATTRGRDLAAADDTAADDKNTYIPMSEMPTCTERLEYV; this is encoded by the exons ATGGAGTATATAGAAAGCGAGGATTGCAATAAGTCGCTGTCCGACATTGTAAACTGTTCTCTACCGTACGAACAAGGGTCAGAGTTCTCTCCATTGAAGCCGGAAGCAGTGGCTGTGCCCTTCACCTTTGCCCTCATTTTTTTGCTGGGGGTCAGTGGCAACACTTTGCTGATATTGAACTTCGCGCGGCACAAGAAGCTGAACACAGCTCACAACGCCCTGGTGGTG AACCTGGCCGCAGGAGACCTTCTGATGCTGACCATCGGCGTGCCTTTCAACTCCACGTGGTACACCCTCCCCTACTGGCCCTTCGGTCTCCTCGTCTGCAAGCTCAGCCGTTTCGTGGAAACCCTGGCAACAGCGGTCACCATAGCAACCTTGGCCGCGCTGAGCGTGGAGCGCTTCCTGATCGTCACGGTCCGCCGCCGTTATCTCTCGCAATCGTCCCTCGCGCCGCTCGTCGTCGTGGTGGTGATGTGGGCCGTGGGTTTCGTCTTGGCGCTCCCAGACCTGATGTCCGCGACGGTTCAGAGCGCCGCCAACCGGACCAACACGACCTCGACG GGAATACTGCCTCGATTTCAACCCAGCTGGGGATCCGACTACCCGAAGACCAACGTCCTGTGTCGGTTTCTTCTCCTCTTCGTCGTCCCGCTGCTGGTCATCGGTCCGTGCTACGCGGCGCTCGCCTACCATCTGTTCTTCCGAATGTATCGAACCCGCGACACGCCCACTAGCAAGACGCCACTGAAGTCCGCGGCCATTTCCATGGCAACCAGAGGCAGCAGCGTGCGTACTGGAAGCCCGGCGCTGCTTCGCATGAGCAGCTTTGCGGACGACGGGCCTGGACAAGTCCACGACGACGACGTCGTCGTCGGTGCCAACGACAACGAAGCCGACGCTAGCTGCCTGcagaacaacagcagcaactgcTCCAAGAGCatcaaaaacagcaacagcaacaacaacacgcCGGCCCTCAAGCGCCAACGTCTGGCCCTAACGGTTCTGGCGCTGGTCATCGCCTTCATCGTCTGCTGGCTGCCTCGACACATTTATCTGCTGTGGTTCCACTTCGACCCCAGCCAATTCAGCTACTTCTGGCACGTCTTCAAGATCTCCGGCTTCTGCCTTATGTTCTCCAACTCAGCCGTTAACCCTTTCGTCTTCTATGTCGTCGACGACCACTTCAGGACACACGTCCACGAGACGCTCCTCTGTCGGAGGCGAGTCCGAGGGCGAGATGACGGCGAGGACGCGACTACGAGGGGACGGGACCtggctgcagcagacgacactgcagCAGACGATAAAAACACTTACATACCTATGTCAGAAATGCCAACATGCACGGAGAGACTTGAGTACGTGTAG